The Candidatus Hydrogenedentota bacterium sequence GCCGGAGTGTCGTGGAAGTGGGCGGCGAAGGTTTCGCCGTTGTCGGCTTCGGCGGTCAAATCCAGCTCGCGGACGGTGTAGGCGCGGAATTCCTCGATGATGGCGGCCGGCTGGAATTGGGGCAGCAACCGATCCAGCAGGGCGCCCAGCCAGCGCAGCAAGGTGAGATCGGCTAGCACGGTCTCGCGGACGCCGGGTTTGAGCACCTTGACGACCACCGCCGCGCCGGCGCGGGTGGTGGCGGTGGACAAGGTCACCGGCCAGACGGTGTGGAACACGCAGATCGACGACACCCAGTTGTCGATGGTCACCAATTCGGCGGTGGTGCACGATGGCGTGGCCTACGTGGGCACCGCCTCGAACGAGGAACTGGTGGCCGCCTTCGTGCCCAAGGCCTACTGGCAGTGGCGCTTCCGCGGCGCGGCCGTGGCGCTGGACGTGAAGACCGGCCGCATCCTGTGGAAGACCCACATGGTGCCGCCGGGCTACCACGGCGGTGGC is a genomic window containing:
- a CDS encoding PQQ-binding-like beta-propeller repeat protein; its protein translation is MSTLTTTAAPARVVAVDKVTGQTVWNTQIDDTQLSMVTNSAVVHDGVAYVGTASNEELVAAFVPKAYWQWRFRGAAVALDVKTGRILWKTHMVPPGYHGGG
- a CDS encoding AarF/ABC1/UbiB kinase family protein: MLKPGVRETVLADLTLLRWLGALLDRLLPQFQPAAIIEEFRAYTVRELDLTAEADNGETFAAHFHDTPA